From the Canis lupus baileyi chromosome 37, mCanLup2.hap1, whole genome shotgun sequence genome, one window contains:
- the LOC140626460 gene encoding testis expressed protein 56-like, with translation MEKDQQQVRPSPGSAGPCPAPPTALPGRCAHLGGPGAAGLRGPAPGWERPGLPLPSRGAGPPVSARGPRKAGPAISDGLASPGLKSGRARGSSSGHCDPRQGRVPGPPARAVRGAPAPAPPPMPGAPSPLPRRVPAGPAARPPSTLELPLLGKPGTPKSYAQPEVLRRTFETLSSLHRLLPSRLVDTLHSYKTEDKQDCQNPEFSGLERILARHQLPKEINATPKPSSIPLWRRKSINNANRGWKKCHLWKKKMEEPPMSTIVVRWLKENMQPTEDLQSVIQRLSVFGPIKSVTLCGRQSAIVVFEDMISACNAVNAFQSRAPGTMFQCSWQQRFMSKDKVYSRRYTEKSGHTEKSQPKACKWEIERKHQP, from the exons ATGGAGAAAGACCAGCAGCAGGTGCGCCCCTCACCTGGGTCAGCCGGGCCATGTCCCGCGCCCCCGACGGCGTTGCCGGGGCGCTGTGCCCACCTCGGGGGTCCCGGGGCCGCAGGCCTGCGCGGCCCTGCTCCCGGCTGGGAGCGCCCCGGGCTCCCGCTGCCCTCGAGGGGAGCAGGGCCCCCCGTTTCTGCCCGCGGTCCCCGGAAGGCTGGGCCGGCTATTTCCGACGGGCTGGCTTCCCCTGGGCTGAAGAGCGGGCGAGCGCGGGGTTCCAGCTCGGGCCATTGTGACCCTCGCCAGGGGCGCGTTCCAGGCCCCCCTGCACGCGCGGTCCGCGGGGCCCCTGCGCCGGCTCCGCCTCCGATGCCCGGTGCGCCCTCCCCGCTGCCAAGGCGGGTCCCCGCGGGGCCAGCCGCCCGCCCCCCTTCCACGCTGGAGCTTCCCCTCCTGGGCAAACCCGGGACCCCGAAGAGCTACGCGCAGCCTGAGGTTCTGCGTCGCACCTTTGAGACCTTGTCCAGCCTCCACAGGCTGCTGCCCAGTCGGCTCGTGGACACCCTCCATTCCTACAAGACGGAGGACAAGCAAGACT GTCAGAATCCTGAATTCTCTGGCTTAGAAAGGATCTTAGCACGACATCAACTTCCAAAAGAGATTAATGCGACCCCAAAGCCAAGTAGCATACCCCTGTGGAGAAGAAAATCCATCAACAATGCAAATCGTGGGTGGAAGAAATgccatttatggaaaaaaaaaatggaggagcCTCCAATGTCAACCATAGTTGTCAG ATGGTTGAAAGAAAACATGCAACCCACCGAAGACCTTCAGTCAGTAATCCAGAGGCTGTCCGTGTTTGGGCCAATTAAGTCAGTCACCCTCTGTGGACGGCAAAGTGCCATCGTGGTGTTTGAAGACATGATTTCAGCCTGTAATGCTGTGAACGCTTTTCAAAGCAGGGCCCCTGGCACAATGTTTCAGTGTTCCTGGCAACAGCGATTCATGTCGAAAGAT AAAGTTTATTCAAGAAGATATACTGAGAAGTCAGGACATACTGAGAAGTCACAGCCTAAGGCGTGTAAGTGGGAAATTGAAAGGAAACACCAGCCATAG